One window from the genome of Serinibacter salmoneus encodes:
- a CDS encoding anhydro-N-acetylmuramic acid kinase: MRIVSLQSGTSADGIDVALVDIRPHRSADRTVLQLRPLLQETIEMPARLREQVITLAHGRATTAAEMCEVDTLLGQAFGDAAAVLGPRSSRERVDLVVSHGQTVHHWVQGGATRGSLQLGAAPWIAEAFGAPVLSQLRLSDIAARGAGAPLMAVLDRLLLGDVARAQGRAQATLNLGGIANLQVVAPDGGVLAWDTGPGCALIDHVVVAASCGLQRYDRDGRYAASGRIDDALLARLRAHPYLASGQRGTTGRETFGPHWLEECLAGSGAPRPATRDLVATLTSLTVSTVAEALRGLPESPARLIVSGGGARNPTLMAWLRAACREQGIPVESSDRWGIAAEFKESVMFALIGYLSWCGVPIRLPGSPHQGRVLGQFSPGPVALVLPPVLGRVDAVRVSPARRRGTRRRYDADDDAPVPHPALRPRE; encoded by the coding sequence ATGAGGATCGTCTCACTGCAGTCGGGGACCTCGGCGGACGGCATCGACGTCGCCCTGGTCGATATCCGGCCCCACCGCAGCGCGGACCGCACGGTGCTGCAGTTGCGTCCCCTCCTCCAGGAGACGATCGAGATGCCGGCGCGCCTCCGGGAGCAGGTGATCACGCTGGCTCACGGGCGCGCCACGACCGCAGCGGAGATGTGCGAGGTCGACACCCTGCTCGGACAGGCGTTCGGTGACGCCGCTGCCGTTCTTGGTCCGCGCTCGAGCCGGGAGCGTGTGGACCTGGTGGTCTCCCACGGCCAGACCGTGCACCACTGGGTGCAGGGCGGTGCCACCCGGGGATCCCTGCAACTCGGCGCCGCACCCTGGATCGCCGAGGCCTTCGGTGCTCCCGTGCTGTCCCAGTTGCGGCTGAGCGACATCGCCGCACGCGGGGCGGGTGCGCCGCTGATGGCCGTGCTGGACCGACTCCTGCTCGGCGATGTCGCACGAGCCCAGGGGCGGGCACAGGCAACGCTGAATCTCGGGGGCATCGCCAATCTGCAGGTCGTGGCACCGGATGGTGGCGTGCTCGCGTGGGACACCGGCCCCGGGTGCGCCCTCATCGACCATGTGGTGGTCGCGGCATCGTGTGGCCTGCAGCGCTACGACCGGGACGGGCGATACGCGGCGAGCGGCAGGATCGACGACGCGTTGCTGGCCAGGCTCCGCGCGCACCCCTACCTGGCGAGCGGGCAGCGCGGCACCACCGGTCGGGAGACGTTCGGTCCCCACTGGTTGGAGGAGTGTCTCGCCGGTTCCGGTGCGCCGAGACCCGCCACCCGGGACCTCGTCGCGACCCTGACCTCGCTCACGGTGAGCACCGTCGCCGAGGCGCTGAGGGGGCTGCCCGAGAGTCCAGCACGCCTGATCGTCTCCGGTGGTGGCGCACGCAACCCGACTCTCATGGCCTGGCTGCGGGCCGCGTGCAGGGAGCAGGGGATCCCGGTGGAGTCGAGCGACCGGTGGGGGATCGCGGCCGAGTTCAAGGAATCGGTGATGTTCGCCCTCATCGGGTACCTCAGCTGGTGCGGGGTCCCCATCCGGCTGCCCGGGTCCCCCCATCAGGGGCGGGTGTTGGGACAGTTCTCACCCGGCCCCGTCGCTCTCGTCCTGCCGCCGGTGCTGGGGCGGGTCGACGCCGTACGGGTGTCCCCCGCACGCCGCCGGGGCACGCGGCGGCGATACGATGCCGACGACGACGCACCGGTGCCGCACCCGGCGCTGCGACCACGAGAGTGA
- a CDS encoding CE1759 family FMN reductase: MTAHRLVVVNAGTSDPSATRMLADRAAARVTRAAGEVGEEVRIDVVDLRQLLPELPGALASRHLGEQFTRAVDLLAQADGVIAAGPVYAAGPSGLFTSFFQVLDTDLLIGKPVLLAATAGTARHALVVDGEMRSMFAYLRALPVPTSLFAASEDWGDGALEGRIERAARELVLLMRSGFARAVREETWGAYQHEFGSAGDTGEVSVDTDLMRLATGGRYTPRAN; encoded by the coding sequence GTGACCGCCCATCGCCTCGTCGTCGTGAACGCCGGCACCTCCGACCCCTCGGCCACCCGGATGCTCGCCGACCGGGCCGCCGCCCGGGTGACCCGCGCCGCGGGTGAGGTCGGGGAGGAGGTGCGGATCGACGTCGTCGACCTGCGTCAGCTCCTGCCGGAACTGCCCGGGGCGCTGGCCTCGCGGCACCTGGGTGAACAGTTCACGCGCGCGGTGGACCTGCTCGCCCAGGCCGACGGCGTGATCGCGGCCGGCCCCGTGTACGCCGCCGGACCCAGCGGCCTGTTCACCTCCTTCTTCCAGGTGCTGGACACCGATCTGCTCATCGGCAAGCCGGTGCTGCTGGCCGCCACGGCCGGCACCGCGCGGCACGCCCTGGTGGTGGACGGGGAGATGCGCTCGATGTTCGCCTACCTGCGGGCGCTGCCGGTGCCCACGAGCCTGTTCGCGGCGAGCGAGGACTGGGGCGACGGCGCGCTGGAGGGTCGCATCGAGCGCGCGGCCCGCGAACTGGTGCTGCTCATGCGCTCCGGGTTCGCCCGCGCCGTGCGGGAGGAGACCTGGGGCGCCTACCAGCACGAGTTCGGCTCCGCGGGTGACACCGGCGAGGTGAGCGTGGACACCGACCTGATGCGGCTGGCCACCGGCGGCCGCTACACGCCCAGAGCGAACTGA
- a CDS encoding carbohydrate ABC transporter permease: MPARILTGIAAAAVVAFSLFPVLWMVLSAFDAGAGQSRRHPLDITWTWSHFSGVFTEGGLGLFLRNSAVIALVTVVCSGVVALLAAVAVARFRFRLRTTVLLMVLAVQMVPLEALVIPLFVQVRDLGLLGQLAGLALVYVAFSLPFGIWMLRGFVAAIPVELEEAAFIDGASWGRMFRSVLLPLTAPGLAATSVFAFITAWNEFIFAMTLLGGNTHSYTVAIGLKQFFGEYSNDWGSVMAASTVMTIPVVIFFVIVQSRISGGLVAGAVKG, from the coding sequence ATGCCCGCCCGGATACTCACGGGCATCGCCGCTGCCGCGGTGGTGGCCTTCTCGCTCTTCCCGGTGCTCTGGATGGTGCTGAGCGCCTTCGACGCCGGAGCGGGCCAGTCCCGCCGGCACCCGCTGGACATCACCTGGACGTGGTCGCACTTCTCCGGGGTCTTCACCGAGGGCGGCCTCGGGCTGTTCCTGCGCAACTCCGCCGTCATCGCGTTGGTGACGGTGGTCTGCTCGGGTGTGGTCGCGCTCCTGGCCGCGGTGGCCGTGGCCCGCTTCCGGTTCCGGCTGCGCACCACGGTCCTGCTCATGGTCCTTGCCGTGCAGATGGTCCCCCTGGAAGCACTGGTGATCCCGCTGTTCGTCCAGGTGCGGGACCTGGGCCTGCTGGGACAACTCGCCGGACTCGCCCTGGTGTACGTCGCGTTCTCGCTGCCGTTCGGCATCTGGATGTTGCGGGGATTCGTGGCGGCCATCCCGGTGGAACTGGAGGAGGCGGCGTTCATCGACGGTGCGAGTTGGGGCCGGATGTTCCGCTCGGTGCTTCTTCCCCTCACGGCACCCGGTCTGGCGGCCACCAGTGTGTTCGCCTTCATCACGGCATGGAACGAGTTCATCTTCGCCATGACACTGTTGGGCGGGAACACGCACAGCTACACCGTGGCCATCGGCCTGAAGCAGTTCTTCGGGGAGTACTCCAACGACTGGGGATCGGTGATGGCCGCCTCGACCGTGATGACGATCCCCGTGGTGATCTTCTTCGTCATCGTGCAGTCCCGTATCTCCGGCGGCCTCGTGGCCGGGGCGGTGAAGGGCTGA
- a CDS encoding CE1758 family FMN-dependent luciferase-like monooxygenase has translation MQFGIMSVSDITRDPVSGTTPSEAERIASIVRIARKAEEVGLDVFAIGEHHNPPFFSSAPTTLLAHIGALTERLVLTTSTTLITTNDPVRIAEEYAMLQHLVGGRMDLMLGRGNTAPVYPWFGQDIRQGLPLALENYNLLHRLWREDVVDFEGHFRTPLQGFTATPRPLDGVAPFVWHGSIRTPEIAEQAAYYGNGFFANHIFWPPEHTKRMVDFYRQRFEHYGHGTAGEAIVGLGGQLFLGRTSQEARERFRPYFNAAPVYGNGPTLESFSTQTPLSVGSPAEVIDKTLGFREYAGDYQRQLFLMDHAGLPESLVMEQLEMLGSEVLPTLRAETQARRAPGTPDAPTHAARVATQFPDGVGRQVRPLANRGDNVTGGSPYEDSEFVATYPTL, from the coding sequence GTGCAGTTCGGCATCATGTCCGTCAGCGACATCACCCGCGACCCCGTCAGCGGCACCACGCCCAGCGAGGCCGAGCGGATCGCCTCGATCGTGCGGATCGCGCGCAAGGCCGAGGAGGTGGGCCTGGACGTCTTCGCGATCGGCGAGCACCACAACCCGCCGTTCTTCTCCTCCGCCCCCACCACCCTGCTCGCCCACATCGGCGCGCTGACCGAGCGCCTGGTGCTGACCACCTCCACCACGCTGATCACCACGAACGACCCGGTGCGCATCGCCGAGGAGTACGCGATGCTGCAGCACCTGGTGGGCGGCCGGATGGACCTCATGCTCGGGCGCGGCAACACCGCCCCCGTCTACCCCTGGTTCGGGCAGGACATCCGCCAGGGCCTCCCCCTGGCGCTGGAGAACTACAACCTGCTGCACCGGCTCTGGCGCGAGGACGTGGTGGACTTCGAGGGCCACTTCCGCACCCCGCTGCAGGGCTTCACCGCCACCCCCCGCCCGCTGGACGGCGTGGCCCCCTTCGTGTGGCACGGTTCCATCCGCACGCCGGAGATCGCCGAACAGGCCGCGTACTACGGCAACGGGTTCTTCGCCAACCACATCTTCTGGCCGCCGGAGCACACCAAGCGCATGGTCGACTTCTACCGGCAGCGCTTCGAGCACTACGGGCACGGCACGGCCGGTGAGGCGATCGTGGGCCTGGGCGGGCAGCTCTTCCTGGGCCGGACCTCCCAGGAGGCGCGCGAGCGGTTCCGCCCCTACTTCAACGCCGCCCCGGTCTACGGCAACGGCCCGACCCTGGAGTCCTTCAGCACCCAGACGCCACTCAGCGTGGGCAGCCCGGCCGAGGTCATCGACAAGACCCTGGGGTTCCGGGAGTACGCCGGGGACTACCAGCGTCAGCTCTTCCTCATGGACCACGCCGGGCTGCCGGAGTCCCTGGTGATGGAGCAGCTGGAGATGCTCGGCAGTGAGGTGCTGCCCACCCTGAGGGCCGAGACGCAGGCGCGCCGCGCCCCGGGGACCCCGGACGCCCCCACGCACGCCGCGCGGGTCGCGACACAGTTCCCCGACGGCGTGGGCCGCCAGGTGCGTCCGCTCGCCAACCGCGGCGACAACGTGACCGGCGGGTCCCCGTACGAGGACTCCGAGTTCGTGGCCACCTACCCGACCCTGTAG
- a CDS encoding glycoside hydrolase family 3 protein encodes MADLTYLRRAATAVLWPGFLGTTVPPWLARALDDGLPGVVLFGQNIDPHDPERVRELTRSLHAWGPHVMVASDEEGGTVTRLDQRLGSPLPSHAQLGRIDDTARTREVGVALGTRCTEVGIDVVLGPVADVNTDPRNPVIGVRSFGGDPALVARHVTAMVQGLHAAGARACAKHFPGHGDTVVDSHVGSPVFRGSLQDLQTVHLPPFRAAIAAGVDALMTAHLTVPPLGAGPATLSARVAELAREEGFTGVIVTDALDMAAISATVGPGEGAVAALRAGADLLCVGNPANPGRVAGSDEEDFLRMREAITDAVLAGRLPLSRLQEAGARVAALGHRCGGIRGRAGRHDRDFRPLVREVLARTAQDVQPVGGGPVRAVLDLRPRPTMAVEHRPPHLLDALARAGLERVALIRSAADLPREGGIVLCDDLHEGGEQRDALRGVLAHAPGSLVVNLGLPAVLPEGVLAITTLGDSRVTADVVAELVAGSR; translated from the coding sequence ATGGCCGACCTCACCTACCTGCGACGCGCCGCGACCGCCGTCCTGTGGCCGGGCTTCCTGGGCACCACCGTTCCGCCGTGGCTCGCGCGGGCGCTGGACGACGGACTGCCCGGGGTGGTCCTGTTCGGGCAGAACATCGACCCGCACGACCCGGAACGGGTGCGCGAGCTGACCCGGTCCCTGCACGCGTGGGGTCCCCACGTCATGGTCGCCTCGGACGAGGAGGGCGGGACGGTCACCCGCCTGGACCAGCGACTCGGCTCGCCCCTGCCCAGTCACGCCCAGCTCGGTCGCATCGACGACACCGCCCGGACCCGCGAGGTCGGCGTGGCGTTGGGGACACGGTGCACCGAGGTGGGGATCGACGTCGTGCTGGGGCCTGTGGCCGACGTCAACACGGACCCGCGCAACCCGGTGATCGGCGTTCGATCCTTCGGTGGGGACCCGGCCCTGGTGGCTCGTCATGTGACGGCGATGGTGCAGGGTCTGCACGCGGCGGGAGCACGGGCCTGCGCCAAGCACTTCCCCGGGCACGGCGACACCGTGGTGGACTCCCACGTCGGCTCCCCGGTCTTCCGCGGCAGCCTGCAGGACCTGCAGACGGTTCACCTCCCTCCGTTCCGCGCCGCCATCGCCGCCGGCGTCGATGCCCTCATGACCGCTCACCTCACAGTGCCTCCCCTGGGAGCGGGGCCGGCCACGCTCTCCGCGCGCGTGGCCGAACTGGCGCGCGAGGAGGGGTTCACCGGGGTCATCGTCACCGACGCACTCGATATGGCGGCCATCAGCGCCACCGTGGGCCCGGGGGAAGGGGCGGTGGCCGCCCTGCGCGCCGGAGCGGACCTGCTCTGCGTGGGCAACCCCGCGAACCCTGGGCGCGTGGCGGGCAGCGACGAAGAGGACTTCCTGCGCATGCGCGAGGCGATCACCGATGCGGTGCTCGCCGGGCGGCTGCCGCTGTCCCGGCTCCAGGAGGCCGGGGCACGCGTGGCCGCACTCGGTCACCGCTGCGGCGGCATCAGGGGGCGTGCCGGTCGGCACGACCGGGACTTCCGCCCGCTGGTGCGCGAGGTGCTCGCGCGCACGGCACAGGACGTGCAGCCGGTGGGAGGGGGGCCGGTCCGCGCCGTGCTGGACCTTCGGCCCCGGCCCACCATGGCCGTCGAGCATCGCCCCCCGCACCTGCTGGACGCGCTCGCGCGCGCCGGCCTGGAGCGGGTTGCGTTGATCCGATCGGCGGCGGACCTGCCGCGCGAGGGCGGGATCGTGCTGTGTGACGACCTCCACGAGGGTGGCGAGCAACGCGATGCCCTGAGGGGGGTCCTCGCGCACGCCCCCGGCAGCCTGGTGGTCAACCTCGGGCTCCCGGCCGTGCTTCCCGAGGGTGTCCTCGCGATCACCACCCTGGGTGACTCCCGGGTGACAGCCGACGTGGTAGCCGAACTCGTGGCCGGGTCGCGATGA
- a CDS encoding NADP-dependent oxidoreductase codes for MSTATSTQILLASRPTGWPSPENFTTTTTELAELAPGEVRVRNEFVSVDPYMRGRMNDSRSYVAPYALGERITGGAVGRVIASADGTLAEGTLVLHQHGWSDTIQAPAATFSALPEVPGVPSSLHLHILGMTGMTAYVGLTAIAQLREGETVFVSGAAGAVGTATGQLAKLLGAGRVIGSAGSPEKVALLTQKYGYDAAFDYKDGDVAGQLAAAAPEGIDVFFDNVGGDHLEAALAAFNDGGRAALCGAISAYNATEAPAGPRNLTNLITRGLRLEGFTLGHYLHLAGEFRERVTPWFAEGRIAYDETVVDGIENTVEAFLGMMRGQNTGKMLVRI; via the coding sequence ATGAGTACCGCAACCAGCACGCAGATCCTGCTCGCCTCCCGCCCCACCGGGTGGCCCTCCCCCGAGAACTTCACCACCACCACGACCGAGCTCGCCGAGCTCGCCCCCGGCGAGGTCCGGGTGCGCAACGAGTTCGTCTCCGTGGATCCCTACATGCGCGGCCGGATGAACGACTCCCGCTCCTACGTGGCCCCGTACGCGCTGGGTGAGCGCATCACCGGCGGCGCCGTCGGGCGCGTGATCGCCTCCGCGGACGGCACGCTGGCCGAGGGCACGCTGGTGCTGCACCAGCACGGCTGGAGCGACACGATCCAGGCGCCCGCCGCCACCTTCAGCGCCCTGCCGGAGGTGCCCGGGGTGCCCAGCTCGCTGCACCTGCACATCCTCGGGATGACCGGGATGACCGCCTACGTGGGGCTCACCGCGATCGCGCAGCTGCGCGAGGGCGAGACGGTGTTCGTCTCCGGAGCCGCGGGTGCCGTGGGCACCGCCACCGGCCAGCTCGCGAAGCTGCTCGGCGCCGGGCGGGTCATCGGCTCGGCGGGCAGCCCCGAGAAGGTGGCGCTGCTGACGCAGAAGTACGGCTACGACGCCGCGTTCGACTACAAGGACGGCGACGTGGCCGGGCAGCTCGCCGCGGCGGCCCCCGAGGGCATCGACGTCTTCTTCGACAACGTGGGTGGGGACCACCTCGAGGCGGCCCTCGCGGCGTTCAACGACGGCGGCCGCGCCGCGCTGTGCGGGGCGATCTCCGCCTACAACGCCACCGAGGCACCCGCCGGACCGCGCAACCTGACCAACCTCATCACCCGCGGGTTGCGCCTGGAGGGCTTCACCCTGGGCCACTACCTGCACCTGGCCGGGGAGTTCCGCGAGCGGGTGACCCCGTGGTTCGCCGAGGGCCGGATCGCCTACGACGAGACGGTCGTGGACGGCATCGAGAACACCGTGGAGGCCTTCCTCGGCATGATGCGCGGGCAGAACACCGGCAAGATGCTCGTGCGCATCTGA
- a CDS encoding sugar ABC transporter substrate-binding protein: MPRYALPATLLAAAALVLSGCSAAPQEDSTPESMTVWIMKGTNPDTQSYYDRVGAAFEEETGVPVVFEEVQWADAHDRFVTAIAGGTTPDVAETGTTWTAEFAASGALAPIDEMVAAAGLEGDLVQGLVDSGTYEGELYGMPWYAGVRAVLYRADVFDDLGLQEPTTWAELVDAAEVIAAERPELIPFPVPGDAEQLVYPFVWGAGGQVATQTDGAWVSGLDSEQSQEGIDFLTSLALEHDFSTAGATTWKETDLLDAFASGDVAMAIMGSWTPSAILEKNPDLEGKIGAMPIPGRDGGIAPAVLGGSHLSIFDTAQDRDLAFELVRMMTTGDFAAEWVEGTGYFPGEQTLMESAVASGDPLVTPFAVQMVEGGAALPVTPAFAAVQAKKSVPTMMQSILSGKSTVSQASQAAASEMTELLNGE; this comes from the coding sequence ATGCCTCGCTATGCCCTGCCCGCAACCCTGCTCGCGGCCGCCGCACTCGTCCTGTCCGGCTGCTCGGCCGCGCCACAGGAGGACTCCACGCCGGAGTCGATGACCGTCTGGATCATGAAGGGCACCAATCCGGACACCCAGAGCTACTACGACCGCGTGGGTGCGGCGTTCGAGGAGGAGACCGGCGTCCCGGTCGTCTTCGAGGAGGTGCAGTGGGCTGACGCCCACGACCGCTTCGTGACGGCGATCGCCGGTGGCACCACCCCGGATGTCGCGGAGACGGGCACCACGTGGACCGCGGAGTTCGCGGCGTCGGGGGCGCTGGCTCCCATCGATGAGATGGTGGCCGCGGCCGGGCTGGAGGGCGACCTCGTGCAGGGCCTGGTGGACTCGGGCACCTACGAGGGCGAGCTGTACGGCATGCCCTGGTACGCCGGGGTGCGCGCCGTGCTCTACCGCGCCGACGTCTTCGATGACCTGGGGCTGCAGGAACCGACGACGTGGGCCGAACTCGTGGACGCCGCCGAGGTCATCGCCGCCGAGCGGCCCGAGCTCATCCCGTTCCCCGTGCCCGGCGACGCCGAGCAACTGGTGTACCCGTTCGTCTGGGGCGCCGGTGGGCAGGTCGCCACCCAGACCGATGGCGCCTGGGTCAGCGGCCTGGACTCCGAGCAGTCCCAGGAGGGCATCGACTTCCTCACCTCGCTGGCCCTCGAGCACGACTTCTCCACCGCCGGGGCCACCACCTGGAAGGAGACCGACCTGCTGGACGCCTTCGCCAGTGGGGATGTCGCCATGGCCATCATGGGATCCTGGACCCCGAGCGCCATCCTCGAGAAGAACCCCGACCTCGAGGGCAAGATCGGCGCGATGCCGATCCCCGGTCGTGACGGGGGTATCGCACCCGCGGTGCTCGGCGGCTCGCACCTGAGCATCTTCGACACGGCGCAGGACCGCGACCTGGCCTTCGAACTGGTCAGGATGATGACCACGGGCGACTTCGCCGCCGAGTGGGTCGAGGGCACCGGATACTTCCCCGGGGAGCAGACGCTGATGGAGTCCGCCGTGGCCTCCGGAGACCCGCTGGTCACCCCGTTCGCCGTCCAGATGGTCGAGGGCGGCGCCGCGCTCCCGGTCACCCCCGCATTCGCCGCCGTGCAGGCGAAGAAGTCGGTGCCGACCATGATGCAGTCGATCCTGTCGGGGAAGTCCACCGTCTCCCAGGCCAGCCAGGCGGCGGCCTCGGAGATGACCGAGCTCCTCAACGGCGAGTAG
- a CDS encoding carbohydrate ABC transporter permease has translation MTATRPWLLLTPALLVFAGLLLWPLLRVVLFSLQDYGLREIRTGESNYIGVANYLEVLQDPQLWRVALVNTLGFAVVVVIATVVLGTLVAILMSRLSPTWRVVVGTAVMVAWAMPAVTGTYVWVWIFDADGGVVNQTLMALGLMETPVNWFTGRLTFYLIAGLNVVHHSFPFVAVTVLAGLLGVPQEMLEAGSLDGAGPVRRFFSLVVPSIRQVFVVVIILSTIWDFKVFAQVYLMPGGAGSNREVLNLGVWSYVESFGQNRYGFGAAIAVLLTAVLMAITVVYIRTLMKEDQL, from the coding sequence ATGACCGCGACGCGTCCCTGGCTGCTGCTGACCCCGGCACTGCTCGTCTTCGCGGGCCTGCTGCTGTGGCCCCTGCTGCGCGTGGTCCTGTTCTCGCTGCAGGACTACGGGCTGCGGGAGATCCGCACGGGGGAGAGCAACTACATCGGGGTGGCCAACTACCTGGAGGTGCTCCAGGATCCGCAACTGTGGCGGGTGGCCCTGGTCAACACCCTCGGGTTCGCCGTCGTCGTCGTCATCGCCACCGTCGTGCTGGGCACCCTCGTTGCCATCCTCATGTCGCGACTGAGCCCCACCTGGCGGGTCGTGGTGGGTACGGCCGTGATGGTGGCGTGGGCCATGCCGGCGGTCACCGGGACCTACGTGTGGGTGTGGATCTTCGACGCCGACGGCGGCGTGGTCAACCAGACGCTCATGGCGCTGGGCCTGATGGAGACGCCGGTCAACTGGTTCACCGGGCGGCTCACCTTCTACCTCATCGCCGGGCTGAACGTGGTGCACCACAGTTTCCCGTTCGTGGCGGTCACGGTGCTTGCGGGGCTGCTGGGGGTGCCCCAGGAGATGCTCGAAGCGGGTTCGCTGGACGGCGCCGGTCCGGTGCGCCGGTTCTTCTCGCTCGTCGTTCCCTCGATCCGGCAGGTCTTCGTGGTGGTGATCATCCTCTCGACGATCTGGGACTTCAAGGTGTTCGCGCAGGTCTACCTCATGCCCGGGGGCGCGGGCTCCAACCGCGAGGTGCTCAACCTCGGGGTGTGGTCCTACGTGGAGAGCTTCGGGCAGAACCGGTACGGATTCGGTGCGGCGATCGCCGTGCTGCTGACGGCCGTGCTCATGGCGATCACGGTCGTCTACATCCGCACACTCATGAAGGAGGATCAGCTGTGA
- a CDS encoding glycoside hydrolase family 10 protein, producing the protein MQRSYVFSGVAVVLAALMGTAAVGEPHQVLHPFVTLSDGSLGYDTTREVPLYPGSAQSVQLAAHPAEQERAFASAWVATVSNLNFPRVDSAEQYAQEYDRVLGDFVDWNMNAVIFQVRPQADAFYRSAINPWSTFLTGRQGQDPGFDPLDLMVARTHEEGMEFHAWLNPYRVTVSRDSDPAVLTGLGLSAEEVHALSVTDYIAALVEADLLAPTGYAALHPEEVLRFDGKLFLDPGLPAVRQHVADTVAELVSGYDIDAIHFDDYFYPYRITVDGETVLFGEAGEDRATFEAHGITAGYPDTAAGVEQWRRDNVSALITQVGEVIREHNASRGSAVQLGVSPFGIWEHQELHPAGSHTPVSSSQTYSGSVFADTRRWVEEELVDYLVPQIYWSFDQAAAPYGELAQWWSTQAEHSRVQIYTGHALYKHVTNGGWETAWLNPHEVANQMRFNALLPGIHGSVLFSYNDMIPSDTAALPGAQVARHEAKNAAITHLRSEAFADPHLVPEKSWLGDGAPQAPLEVTLSEGRLDWDAADPAATRWYAVRAQHAETGTGEWSELVDVVWGGGAGALGWDLPADSAQSTRWSVSAVNAAGQESQAVVAVEGHVPTPTPTPTAEPSATGSPSPTGSPTTSPTSTATSTPTHTPAPTPGEVGSSLAPEPPAPSSPPNATPATGALAATGIAGYSVPAALGLLCIGGGLLVRRHLARR; encoded by the coding sequence GTGCAGAGGTCGTATGTCTTCAGCGGCGTGGCGGTGGTGCTCGCGGCGCTCATGGGTACCGCGGCGGTCGGCGAGCCGCACCAGGTCCTTCACCCGTTCGTCACGCTGAGCGACGGGAGTCTCGGGTACGACACCACCCGCGAGGTCCCGCTGTACCCGGGATCAGCGCAGAGCGTGCAACTCGCCGCTCACCCCGCCGAGCAGGAGCGCGCATTCGCGAGTGCCTGGGTGGCGACGGTCTCCAACCTCAACTTCCCCCGCGTCGACTCCGCCGAGCAGTATGCGCAGGAGTACGACCGCGTGCTGGGGGACTTCGTGGACTGGAACATGAACGCGGTGATCTTCCAGGTACGGCCCCAGGCCGATGCCTTCTACCGCTCGGCGATCAACCCGTGGTCGACCTTCCTCACCGGCCGTCAGGGGCAGGACCCAGGATTCGACCCGCTCGACCTGATGGTGGCGCGCACGCACGAGGAGGGGATGGAGTTCCACGCGTGGCTCAACCCCTACCGCGTGACCGTCTCGCGCGACTCCGACCCTGCCGTGCTGACCGGCCTCGGATTGAGCGCCGAGGAGGTGCACGCGCTCAGCGTCACCGACTACATCGCCGCGCTCGTGGAGGCCGACCTCCTGGCACCCACGGGGTATGCAGCACTCCATCCCGAGGAGGTGCTGCGCTTCGACGGCAAGCTCTTCCTGGATCCCGGCCTTCCGGCGGTGCGTCAGCACGTGGCCGACACCGTCGCAGAACTCGTCTCCGGCTATGACATCGACGCGATCCACTTCGATGACTACTTCTACCCGTACCGCATCACGGTGGACGGCGAGACCGTGCTCTTCGGGGAGGCTGGGGAGGACCGGGCGACCTTCGAGGCACACGGCATCACCGCGGGGTACCCCGACACCGCGGCCGGCGTCGAGCAGTGGCGCCGTGACAACGTCTCTGCGCTCATCACCCAGGTGGGTGAGGTGATCCGCGAGCACAACGCCTCCCGCGGCAGCGCGGTCCAACTCGGGGTCAGCCCGTTCGGGATCTGGGAACACCAGGAACTGCACCCCGCGGGTTCCCACACACCCGTGAGCTCCTCACAGACCTACTCCGGCAGCGTGTTCGCCGACACCCGCCGCTGGGTCGAGGAGGAACTGGTCGACTACCTGGTACCGCAGATCTACTGGAGCTTCGACCAGGCAGCGGCTCCCTACGGAGAGCTCGCGCAGTGGTGGAGCACCCAGGCCGAGCACAGTCGCGTCCAGATCTACACCGGCCACGCCCTGTACAAGCACGTGACGAACGGTGGCTGGGAGACGGCGTGGCTGAACCCGCACGAGGTCGCCAACCAGATGCGGTTCAATGCCCTTCTCCCGGGGATCCACGGCAGCGTGCTGTTCAGTTACAACGATATGATCCCCAGCGATACCGCCGCGCTGCCCGGCGCACAGGTCGCGCGGCACGAGGCGAAGAACGCGGCGATCACCCACCTGCGCAGCGAGGCGTTCGCGGATCCGCACCTGGTGCCGGAGAAGAGCTGGCTGGGTGACGGCGCGCCCCAGGCGCCGCTGGAGGTCACCCTCTCCGAGGGACGTCTGGACTGGGACGCGGCCGATCCGGCCGCCACCCGGTGGTACGCGGTGCGTGCGCAGCACGCCGAGACCGGGACCGGCGAGTGGTCCGAACTCGTGGATGTGGTGTGGGGCGGCGGTGCCGGCGCGTTGGGATGGGACCTTCCCGCGGACAGCGCGCAGTCCACCCGCTGGAGTGTCTCGGCCGTGAACGCCGCAGGTCAGGAGAGTCAGGCCGTGGTCGCCGTCGAGGGTCACGTCCCCACCCCGACCCCTACCCCGACCGCAGAGCCCTCAGCCACGGGCTCGCCGTCGCCCACCGGTTCACCCACCACCTCGCCCACCTCGACTGCGACGTCCACCCCGACGCACACGCCCGCCCCGACCCCGGGGGAGGTCGGTTCCTCCCTTGCTCCAGAGCCTCCCGCCCCCTCCTCGCCGCCGAACGCGACTCCCGCCACCGGGGCGCTGGCCGCCACCGGCATCGCGGGGTACTCGGTGCCGGCGGCACTGGGCCTGCTGTGCATCGGCGGCGGCCTGCTGGTGCGCCGCCATCTCGCGCGCCGCTGA